A segment of the Alistipes communis genome:
GATCTACGAACCGATGGCCGCCGCGCTGGGCGCGGGGCTCGACGTCGAAGCGCCCGAAGGCAACATGGTCATCGACATCGGCGGCGGCACCTCCGAGATCGCCTGCATCTCGCTGGGCGGCATCGTCTGCTCGGAGTCGGTCACCGTGGCGGGCGACGTCTTCACTTCCGACATCCAGAACTACGTCCGCCAGCAGCACAACGTCCGCATCGGCGAACGCACGGCCGAAGCGATCAAATGCGCCATCGGTGCCGCCATACCCAAGTTGGAGGAAGAGCCGGAGGATTTCACCGTCACCGGTCCCAACATGCTGACGGCACTGCCGCAGAGCGTCACGCTCAACTACAACGAAATCGCCTACGCACTCGAAAAATCGCTCATCAAACTCGACGCCGCGCTGATGAAGGTGCTCGAAACGATGCCGCCCGAACTCTATGCCGACATTGTCAAGAACGGCATCTACCTGGCCGGCGGCGGCGCCCTTATCAAGGGCCTCGACCGACGTCTTACGGAGAAGACGGGACTGCCGTTCCATATCGCCGAAGATCCGCTGCGTGCCATCGCGCGCGGAACGGGCATCGCACTGAAAAACATCGACCGCTTCTCGTTCCTGATGAAATAAGCGGTCCGCGGCGACCTCCGGAACAGTTCCCGTTTGCGGGCGGAGGCTGAGGCCCCTGCCGGAAACGGGAATCTTCGTCCGCCGGAGCTCCCGCCGATAAACCCTGACCGGAGAGGTGTACAAACTACTCGAATTCCTGCGGAGCACTTATGTAGCGCTTCTGTTCGTCATCATCGAAGTGGTGGCGATCAATTATTATGCGCACTCCTCCCACTTCACGCAGGCACGTATCCTCACGCAGTCGAACCGGCTGGCGGGCGGAATCCACAGCGCTTTCCGCGGCGTGAAACGCTTCTTCGCCCTGCCCGACGAAAACCGACGCCTGCTCGAACGGGTCGCAGCGCTCGAAAACGAACTGTCGTTCTATCGCGAGCAGGCGCTCTTCGCCGCCCTCGACACGGTGGGATCGCCCTTGGCGGGTCCCTACCGCTACACGACCGCCCGCGTCGTGGCCAACTCGATCAACAAGCAGGAGAACCTGCTGACGCTCAACAAGGGACGCGATTTCGAGGTATCGCCCGAAACGGCCGTCGTCACCCCTTCGGGCGCCATGGTGGGCTACATCGTCAGCTGTTCGGATCGTTATTCGGTGGCCGTGTCGATCCTCAATACCTCGTTCCGCGCCAGCGGCGAGGTGGCGGGCGACGGCCATTTCGGCTCGATCTACTGGGACGGTTTCGACGCGGAGCACGTCCGTATGCGCGATCTGTCGAAATATGCCGCCGTGGAGCGGGGCGACACGATCGTATCGACGAGTTTCTCGCGCTACTTCCCGGCCGGCATCCTGATCGGCACGGTCGAGGAGTTCGAACTCAACGAGACCCGCACGGCCTACGACGTGCGCATCCGCCTGGCCGCCGACATGACGGCGCTGCACGACGTGGTGCTCGTCAAGAATCAGGACTACAACGAACAACGGCAATTGGAAGAGGGAATTTAACACAAACCGGAGGGGCACGCCCCGACTTTTCGACCGAGCTATGTACCGAACCCTACAATACGCACTTCTGTTTCTGGTGGCGGCGCTGTTGCAGATCTTTCTGTTCAACAACCTGTCGCTGAGCGTCTACCTCAACCCGCTGGTCTACGTGGTTTTCATCGCGCTGCTGCCGATGGAGACCACACCGATCCGGATGCTTCTGGCGGGGCTCGCGATGGGGCTCGCGATGGACTGGACGATGGGTGCCGCCGGCGTGAACACGATCGCCACGGTCTTCGTCGCCTTCGTGCGTATCCACCTTCTCAACTTCGTCTGCGGCAAGGAGAACGTCCACGACGGCGGTGTGCCCTCGGCACGGCGGCTGGGCGAAAAGTCCTTCACGGTCTACCTCGCCCTGACGGTCGTCCTCCACAACGCGATCTTCTTCTACATGGAGGCGCTCTCGTGGTCGCACGCGCTGCTGACGCTGCTGCGGCTCGGCGTGAGCGCCGCGGTCGGCGTCTTCTTCTGCTGGCTGATCGCACAGGTATTCACCTCCCGACTCTCGCCGCGCATATGACCGACTCCCGCAAAGGATACGTGCGGATGCGCACGCTGCAAGCGGTGGTGCTGCTGATCTTCGGCGTCATCATCCTGCGGCTGGCCTACATCCAGCTCATCGACCCGAAATACGAAAAACTGGCGCGCGGCAACGCGCTGCGGCACGTCGTCCAATACCCACCGCGCGGAGAAATCTTCGACCGCAACGGCGAGTACCTGGCGCAGAACCGCGCCTGCTACGACCTGATGGTCATCTACCGCGAGCTGCCGCGCGAAGGATTCGACACGCTGCAAATGCTCGACCTGCTGGGAATCTCCCGCACCAAACTCGAACGCGCGCTGCGCAACGCCCGCATGAGCCCCCGCATCCCCTACATGGTGACCAATTTCATTTCCAGCGAAGTGAAACTGCGCTTCGACGAAAACAACTTCCCGGGGTTCTACACCGTCTACCGCACCATACGCAGCTATCCGCGCAAGATCGGCGGCAACCTGCTGGGCGACGTAGGCGAGATCAACGAGAGGCAGTTGAAGATGAAGCGCTATGCCGACTATCGTTCGGGCGACTACGTCGGCCAGAGCGGCGTCGAAAAGGCCTACGAGGAGGAGCTGCGCGGCAAGAAAGGGGTGAAGATCATGGAGAAGGATACGCACGGCGTGGTCAAGGGCTCCTACATGGACGGCATGTTCGATTCACTGCCCGAACCGGGCAGCTACATCGTCACGACGATCGACGCCCGCCTGCAAGCCTTCACCGAAGAGCTGATGCGAGGTAAGGTGGGAGCCGCCGTGGCGATCGAGCCTTCGACGGGCGAGATCCTGATGATGGTCTCCTCGCCCACGTTCGACCCCGATGAAATGGTAGGCCGCCACAGGGGCAACAACTACATGAAAATGCTCTATAACAAACGTCAGCCGATGTTCAACCGCGCCGTGAAGGCGAAATATCCTCCGGGGTCGACCTTCAAGCTGGTGCAGGGGCTCATCGGACTGCAAGAGGGCGTGCTCACGCCGGCGGACCGCTACTCCTGCAACGGCGGATTCCGCTACGGCCACCGCATGATGAAATGCCATGCCCACGCCTCGCCGCTCGACCTGCGCGGGGCGGTGGCCAACTCGTGCAACGCCTACTTCTGCTACGTGCTGCGCAACATCCTCGAAAACCGCCGTTACGAAGACGTCGAACACGGCTTCGACATGTGGAAAACCTACGTCAACAGCCTCGGCTTCGGCCGCAAGCTGGAATCCGACTTTCTGGACGAAGGGGCGGGCTACGTCCCGTCGAGCGAATACTACGACCGGGTCTATCACGGTTCGTGGAACGCACTGACGGTCATCTCGCTCTCGATCGGGCAGGGCGAACTGGGCTGCACGCCGCTGCAAATGGCCAACTTCGCGGCTATCCTGGCCAACCGGGGCTACTACTACATCCCCCACATCGTCAAGCGCATCGAAGGGCGCGATTCGATCGACCGCCGTTTCTACGAAAAGCAGTATACGATGATCGACCCCAAGCACTTCGAACCGATCGTCGAGGGAATGTGGCGCGGCGTGAACGTCGGCGGCACCTCGACCGTGGCGCGGCTCGACGGCTGGGACGTCTGCGGCAAGACGGGCACGGCCCAGAATCCGCAGGGACGCGACCATTCGACCTTCCTGTCGTTCGCACCGAAGGACAATCCCCGCATCGCGATCTCGGTCTACGTCGAAAACGGCGGATTCGGCGCCACGATCGCCCTGCCGATCGCCTCGCTCGTCGAGGAGTACTACCTCACCGACACGATCACCCGCCCGTGGCTCGTCGATAGGGTGAAGAACATGCAAATCTATTATCCCTCCTATGCAAAGTAGAATCAAAGGCGGTCTGTTCCAGGGGGTCGATTTTCTGGCCGTCCTCTACTACCTGCTGCTGGTCGCGGCGGGCTGCATCTGCATCACCGCCGCTTCGTTCGACGAGGAGACGGCCGATTTCTTCGCTTTCTCGCACTTCTACATCAAGCAGTACATGTGGGTGACGGCCGTACTCGTCGTAGCGCTCGTCGTCCTGCTGCTCGACGTGCGCTACTACCACATGTGGGCCTATCCGCTATATATAATAGGTATCGTGGTGATGATCTGCGTATTGATCGCCGGCAAGGAGGTCAACGGCGCCAAGTCATGGATCGAACTGG
Coding sequences within it:
- a CDS encoding rod shape-determining protein → MGLFSLTQELAIDLGTANTLIIHNGRVVVDEPSIVAIDSHSGKLVAIGERARAMHEKTNPNIKTIRPLKDGVIADFTATELMLRGMIKKVKSSGHLFSPSIKMVICIPSGSTNVEIRAVRDSAEHAGGREVYMIYEPMAAALGAGLDVEAPEGNMVIDIGGGTSEIACISLGGIVCSESVTVAGDVFTSDIQNYVRQQHNVRIGERTAEAIKCAIGAAIPKLEEEPEDFTVTGPNMLTALPQSVTLNYNEIAYALEKSLIKLDAALMKVLETMPPELYADIVKNGIYLAGGGALIKGLDRRLTEKTGLPFHIAEDPLRAIARGTGIALKNIDRFSFLMK
- the mreC gene encoding rod shape-determining protein MreC; this translates as MYKLLEFLRSTYVALLFVIIEVVAINYYAHSSHFTQARILTQSNRLAGGIHSAFRGVKRFFALPDENRRLLERVAALENELSFYREQALFAALDTVGSPLAGPYRYTTARVVANSINKQENLLTLNKGRDFEVSPETAVVTPSGAMVGYIVSCSDRYSVAVSILNTSFRASGEVAGDGHFGSIYWDGFDAEHVRMRDLSKYAAVERGDTIVSTSFSRYFPAGILIGTVEEFELNETRTAYDVRIRLAADMTALHDVVLVKNQDYNEQRQLEEGI
- a CDS encoding rod shape-determining protein MreD, whose translation is MYRTLQYALLFLVAALLQIFLFNNLSLSVYLNPLVYVVFIALLPMETTPIRMLLAGLAMGLAMDWTMGAAGVNTIATVFVAFVRIHLLNFVCGKENVHDGGVPSARRLGEKSFTVYLALTVVLHNAIFFYMEALSWSHALLTLLRLGVSAAVGVFFCWLIAQVFTSRLSPRI
- the mrdA gene encoding penicillin-binding protein 2, with protein sequence MTDSRKGYVRMRTLQAVVLLIFGVIILRLAYIQLIDPKYEKLARGNALRHVVQYPPRGEIFDRNGEYLAQNRACYDLMVIYRELPREGFDTLQMLDLLGISRTKLERALRNARMSPRIPYMVTNFISSEVKLRFDENNFPGFYTVYRTIRSYPRKIGGNLLGDVGEINERQLKMKRYADYRSGDYVGQSGVEKAYEEELRGKKGVKIMEKDTHGVVKGSYMDGMFDSLPEPGSYIVTTIDARLQAFTEELMRGKVGAAVAIEPSTGEILMMVSSPTFDPDEMVGRHRGNNYMKMLYNKRQPMFNRAVKAKYPPGSTFKLVQGLIGLQEGVLTPADRYSCNGGFRYGHRMMKCHAHASPLDLRGAVANSCNAYFCYVLRNILENRRYEDVEHGFDMWKTYVNSLGFGRKLESDFLDEGAGYVPSSEYYDRVYHGSWNALTVISLSIGQGELGCTPLQMANFAAILANRGYYYIPHIVKRIEGRDSIDRRFYEKQYTMIDPKHFEPIVEGMWRGVNVGGTSTVARLDGWDVCGKTGTAQNPQGRDHSTFLSFAPKDNPRIAISVYVENGGFGATIALPIASLVEEYYLTDTITRPWLVDRVKNMQIYYPSYAK